A section of the Rossellomorea marisflavi genome encodes:
- a CDS encoding UDP-N-acetylmuramoyl-tripeptide--D-alanyl-D-alanine ligase: MFEKTISDICTMLDVKNDLSSFGDIVVKGVSINTRTMEKGNLFVPFKGENVDGHRFVRSAIEEGAAAALWDANVPNPPEDLPVLVVDDPLEALQSLANQYRHELDLKVVGITGSNGKTTTKDIVANILAQKYKVHKTQGNYNNHIGLPLTLLALPRDAEVAVLEMGMSGFGEIELLSDIAQPDAAVITNIGESHLQDLGSREGIAKAKLEIIHGLKEDGLFIYYGNEPLLSEQVKELGLKRVETFGKTDDNTISPTKTEMNNTGSYFETSMAEGETFHLPVLGQHNIHNALAGILIGKEFGLTIEEMKQGLKSLELTKMRMEMIEGKKGERIINDAYNASPTSVKAAIQLISELEGFDSKILVLGDMLELGDHEKEYHEEIGQLIDPERIRHVFTFGELGEYMAKGAKVNFPEERVHAFLDKEALLDELNALITGKELILFKASRGMKLEEIIDGLK, translated from the coding sequence ATGTTCGAAAAAACGATTAGCGATATATGCACGATGCTTGATGTGAAGAATGATCTTTCTTCATTCGGCGACATCGTCGTCAAAGGTGTATCCATCAACACACGGACGATGGAAAAAGGGAATCTGTTCGTCCCGTTCAAAGGAGAGAACGTCGACGGCCACCGGTTCGTCCGCTCTGCCATAGAAGAGGGTGCAGCAGCAGCGCTCTGGGATGCGAACGTCCCGAATCCGCCGGAGGATCTTCCGGTTCTGGTTGTGGACGATCCGCTTGAAGCGCTTCAGTCCCTTGCCAATCAATACCGTCACGAGCTGGATCTCAAAGTCGTGGGGATCACAGGAAGCAACGGGAAGACAACCACGAAGGATATTGTAGCGAATATCCTGGCACAGAAGTACAAGGTGCATAAGACTCAAGGTAACTACAATAACCACATCGGCCTGCCCCTCACCCTCCTGGCTCTGCCTCGGGATGCGGAAGTTGCCGTGCTCGAAATGGGGATGAGCGGATTCGGAGAGATCGAACTCCTATCCGATATCGCACAGCCGGATGCAGCGGTCATCACCAACATCGGTGAGTCCCACCTGCAGGACCTCGGCTCCAGGGAAGGCATCGCCAAAGCGAAGCTTGAGATCATCCACGGTCTGAAGGAAGACGGCCTGTTCATTTATTACGGGAATGAGCCCCTACTGAGCGAACAAGTGAAGGAACTCGGATTGAAAAGAGTGGAAACGTTCGGGAAGACGGATGATAACACCATTTCCCCGACGAAAACGGAGATGAACAATACGGGCAGTTATTTCGAAACTTCCATGGCGGAAGGGGAAACCTTCCATTTGCCGGTGCTTGGGCAGCATAACATCCATAATGCGCTCGCAGGCATCCTGATCGGGAAGGAATTCGGTCTAACAATAGAGGAGATGAAACAAGGCTTAAAGTCCCTTGAGCTGACGAAGATGAGAATGGAAATGATTGAAGGTAAAAAAGGAGAGCGCATCATCAACGATGCGTACAATGCCAGTCCCACTTCTGTAAAAGCGGCAATTCAGCTGATTTCCGAGCTGGAAGGATTCGACTCCAAGATCCTGGTTCTCGGGGACATGCTCGAGCTCGGGGATCATGAGAAGGAATACCATGAGGAGATCGGTCAACTGATCGACCCTGAACGCATCCGTCACGTGTTTACTTTCGGTGAATTGGGTGAATATATGGCTAAAGGGGCAAAAGTGAATTTCCCCGAAGAGCGCGTACACGCATTCCTTGATAAAGAGGCCCTGCTCGATGAATTGAATGCACTCATCACCGGCAAGGAACTGATCCTCTTCAAAGCTTCGAGGGGAATGAAGCTTGA
- a CDS encoding FAD-dependent oxidoreductase, translated as MNTVILAGGGHSHLHCLLERSKEQTADRWILISPSRHQYYSGMFSGFVEGVYSEEEIRVDLEALCRKAHCEFVEASVLSVDPIQQQLLTDAGELYSYDAASFDIGSRNEDPGIPGLGGANLRIKPNHRFPSQVERLYRSRDTVFIGGGAAACELALSLRAWKEKNGKPDDSITVIHSSPFLHEAGVLASRNMASLLDRRRISTLKGKAEQVTDGTVVTDQARHIPFDEVMFLGGAAAQGLFGSSLIPTDEKGFMLTNANLQSISFPGLFAAGDCGTLADFPDFPKNGVTAVRQGPVLWENLNRFLTGRKLLAFQSRSRYLSILSTGNGNGFLLYGSFAVQGRWTRKLKERLDRSFMKKYGSHEK; from the coding sequence ATGAACACCGTCATCCTCGCGGGAGGCGGTCACAGCCACCTCCATTGCCTCCTGGAACGATCTAAGGAACAAACGGCCGACCGATGGATCCTCATCTCTCCCTCGCGCCACCAATATTATAGCGGCATGTTTTCAGGCTTCGTCGAAGGTGTGTACAGCGAGGAGGAAATCCGTGTCGATCTTGAGGCCCTGTGCCGGAAAGCACACTGCGAATTCGTCGAAGCATCCGTTCTTTCCGTCGATCCCATCCAACAGCAGCTGCTGACGGATGCGGGTGAGCTGTATTCCTATGACGCGGCCTCCTTTGATATCGGCTCCCGGAATGAGGATCCCGGCATCCCCGGACTGGGGGGGGCCAATCTGAGAATCAAACCGAATCATCGCTTCCCTTCCCAGGTCGAAAGGCTGTACCGCAGTAGGGATACGGTCTTCATCGGAGGCGGAGCGGCGGCATGCGAACTCGCCCTCTCCCTTCGCGCCTGGAAAGAAAAAAACGGGAAACCCGATGACTCCATCACTGTCATTCATTCCTCCCCGTTTCTCCATGAGGCCGGGGTCCTTGCATCAAGGAATATGGCATCGCTTCTCGATCGCCGGAGAATCTCCACCTTGAAGGGAAAAGCCGAACAGGTGACGGATGGGACCGTCGTGACAGACCAGGCTCGACACATCCCCTTTGACGAGGTGATGTTCCTCGGTGGTGCAGCAGCACAGGGACTGTTCGGCAGCAGTCTGATCCCGACGGATGAGAAGGGGTTCATGCTGACGAACGCCAATCTTCAGTCCATCTCATTCCCCGGTCTCTTCGCTGCCGGCGACTGCGGCACCCTGGCAGATTTCCCCGACTTCCCCAAAAACGGGGTCACGGCTGTCAGGCAGGGACCCGTCCTATGGGAGAACCTGAACCGGTTCCTTACAGGCCGGAAGCTTCTTGCCTTTCAATCAAGAAGCCGATACCTGTCGATCCTGTCAACGGGTAACGGCAACGGATTTCTCCTGTATGGATCATTCGCGGTCCAGGGGAGATGGACGAGGAAGCTCAAGGAAAGATTGGACCGGTCGTTCATGAAAAAGTACGGCTCCCATGAAAAATAA
- a CDS encoding dihydrolipoyl dehydrogenase family protein: MEKYDVIVIGGGSAGLTVASGAASLGARVALIEQSGRLGGDCLHFGCVPSKAFIQAAKEVSTARRAASFGLDVSGTVDLSAVKTRVEEAVGSIQQQDDPKRFTEMGVDIYFGRAEFVTPNALLIEGEDYVYGKSIVIATGSSPLIPEIPGLEDVTYHTNESVFDLEELPGKAIFIGGGPISLELAQAFSHLGSEVTVVEKASSILSKEDRSIQEAAVEVLGEDLRIVTDADIQKVTKDGDGLSLHCTVEGKDLHINGDMLFVGTGRKPNSEALNVDKAGVEIDQKGFIPAGDDLRTNVSHIFSIGDANGRYFFTHAAGMEGKQVVQNAVFGLKGKVSYDQLPWVTYTSPEIFHAGMTEEEAKESGINYKVYETTLDDVDRFVADHQTHGLVKILTDWKGKILGAHAVGEGAGDWMQPVLYAMAKNNGIGSLSNMTYPYPNHASAVQQTADLFWREKLFDGPVPVVTKKLIEYKR; the protein is encoded by the coding sequence ATGGAGAAATATGATGTGATTGTAATCGGTGGAGGATCAGCGGGATTGACGGTCGCGTCGGGTGCGGCGTCCCTTGGTGCACGCGTCGCCCTCATTGAACAGAGTGGGCGCCTCGGAGGTGACTGCCTCCACTTCGGATGCGTCCCGTCCAAGGCGTTCATCCAGGCGGCTAAAGAAGTTTCCACCGCACGCAGGGCGGCTTCGTTCGGCTTGGATGTGAGCGGGACGGTCGATCTGTCTGCCGTCAAGACCCGGGTCGAAGAAGCGGTTGGGAGCATCCAACAGCAGGATGACCCTAAGCGGTTCACGGAGATGGGGGTGGATATCTATTTCGGGCGTGCAGAGTTCGTCACCCCGAATGCCCTCTTGATCGAAGGGGAAGATTACGTCTACGGAAAAAGCATCGTCATCGCTACGGGATCAAGCCCGCTTATTCCTGAGATCCCCGGGTTGGAAGATGTGACCTATCATACAAATGAATCGGTGTTCGATCTGGAGGAGCTTCCGGGAAAAGCCATCTTCATAGGGGGTGGACCGATCAGCCTTGAGCTTGCCCAGGCTTTCAGCCATCTTGGTTCCGAGGTGACGGTGGTCGAGAAGGCGTCGTCCATCCTTTCCAAAGAAGACCGGAGCATTCAGGAGGCCGCGGTTGAAGTCCTCGGAGAAGATCTGAGAATCGTGACGGACGCAGATATCCAGAAGGTGACCAAAGACGGGGACGGACTTTCCCTCCATTGCACGGTTGAGGGAAAAGACCTCCACATCAACGGGGACATGCTCTTTGTCGGAACGGGAAGGAAGCCCAACTCAGAAGCCCTTAATGTGGACAAAGCAGGGGTGGAGATTGATCAAAAGGGCTTCATTCCTGCCGGTGACGATCTGAGGACGAATGTGTCCCACATCTTCTCCATCGGTGATGCGAACGGTCGCTACTTCTTCACTCACGCAGCAGGGATGGAAGGGAAGCAGGTAGTCCAGAATGCCGTCTTCGGCCTGAAGGGGAAGGTGAGCTACGATCAGCTTCCATGGGTGACCTATACTTCACCCGAGATTTTCCATGCAGGAATGACGGAGGAAGAAGCAAAGGAATCAGGGATCAATTATAAGGTGTACGAAACGACCCTGGATGACGTCGATCGCTTCGTGGCAGATCACCAGACCCACGGCCTCGTGAAGATTCTCACGGATTGGAAGGGGAAGATCCTCGGGGCGCATGCCGTCGGGGAAGGAGCTGGGGACTGGATGCAGCCTGTCCTATATGCCATGGCAAAGAACAATGGCATCGGCTCCCTTTCAAATATGACCTATCCATACCCTAATCATGCATCCGCCGTCCAGCAGACAGCCGATCTATTCTGGCGAGAGAAGCTCTTTGATGGACCGGTTCCTGTCGTGACGAAAAAACTGATTGAGTATAAACGATAA
- a CDS encoding dicarboxylate/amino acid:cation symporter, translated as MKRLGLLPRIILGIALGIIVGMFAPHWFIKIFVTFNELFGNFLGFAIPLIIIGFIAPGIGSMGKGAGRLLGLTTALAYGSTILAGLVAFITAKSLYPSLLVNQSSQSFENPEEALLKGFFTVEMPPVMGVMTALLIAFTLGVGMAAIKGDVLQKGLEEFKNIIEKLIEKIIIPLLPIHILGIFANMTQGGQVTSIISVFAKVFIMIIILHLFFLIVQYTAAGTIRKQNPFSMIKTMMPAYFTALGTQSSASTIPVTLERTKLNGTRGSIADFSIPLLATIHLSGSTITLVSCSMAVMFIQGQALEFTQIFPFILMLGITMIAAPGVPGGAVMASLGLLETMLGFSPTMTSLMIALYLAQDSFGTACNVTGDGAIASIADRLTGKKQPVS; from the coding sequence ATGAAAAGACTTGGATTGTTACCACGCATCATCCTGGGGATCGCTCTGGGAATCATTGTCGGCATGTTTGCCCCTCACTGGTTCATCAAGATCTTCGTTACGTTCAATGAACTATTCGGGAACTTTCTTGGATTCGCCATCCCGCTTATTATCATCGGATTCATCGCACCCGGAATCGGTTCCATGGGAAAAGGGGCAGGCAGACTCCTCGGCCTGACAACAGCCCTCGCATACGGTTCCACCATCTTGGCAGGACTGGTGGCATTCATTACGGCGAAGTCCCTGTATCCTTCCCTGCTGGTCAATCAGAGCTCCCAATCGTTTGAAAACCCTGAAGAAGCGCTGCTCAAAGGATTCTTTACAGTAGAAATGCCGCCTGTCATGGGCGTGATGACCGCTCTCCTTATAGCCTTCACACTGGGTGTCGGAATGGCAGCCATTAAAGGGGATGTGCTTCAAAAAGGCTTGGAAGAGTTCAAGAACATCATCGAGAAGCTTATCGAAAAAATCATCATCCCGCTCCTTCCGATCCATATCCTCGGGATCTTTGCCAATATGACTCAGGGCGGTCAGGTGACATCGATTATTTCTGTTTTCGCCAAAGTCTTCATCATGATCATCATCCTGCATTTATTCTTCCTTATTGTACAATACACGGCAGCCGGAACGATCCGGAAGCAGAATCCGTTTTCCATGATCAAGACGATGATGCCTGCCTATTTTACGGCACTCGGTACCCAGTCTTCAGCCTCCACCATCCCCGTTACGCTTGAGCGGACGAAGCTGAACGGCACGCGGGGAAGCATCGCAGACTTTTCGATCCCCCTCCTTGCCACAATTCACCTCTCTGGGAGCACCATCACCCTTGTGAGTTGTTCCATGGCCGTGATGTTCATCCAGGGACAAGCACTGGAGTTCACACAGATCTTCCCGTTCATCCTCATGCTCGGGATTACAATGATTGCTGCACCCGGAGTGCCGGGCGGAGCCGTCATGGCCTCCCTCGGACTGCTCGAGACCATGCTCGGCTTCAGTCCGACCATGACATCCTTGATGATCGCCCTGTACCTGGCACAGGACAGCTTCGGTACAGCGTGCAACGTAACAGGGGATGGAGCGATTGCATCCATCGCCGATCGCCTTACAGGTAAAAAACAACCTGTTTCATAG
- a CDS encoding D-alanine--D-alanine ligase, whose product MKTKLCLLYGGKSAEHQVSLQTAKAVIGALDLNKFDIHPIFISTDGAWIKGSQLEGPVSDVKELQFSEGEAIAPNALTASVKGSEGYDMIFPLLHGPNGEDGTVQGMLELLNLPYVGNGVLASSAGMDKVIMKNLFAQAGIPQVGYTWFIRSSWESDREAAYKQVEEEIGYPCFVKPANLGSSVGISKCTSRDELEAAFEEAFQFDRKIIIEEGVIAREIELGVLGNDHPECSVAGEIVPKKDFYDYKAKYEDGDTALIIPAEVDEELYARLKDIAIRSFKALDCSGLVRADFFVTKDGRIFMNEVNTMPGFTPFSMFPLLWKHTGIDYPSLIAKLVELGAERHKEKQSIKYTM is encoded by the coding sequence ATGAAAACCAAGCTTTGTTTATTATACGGTGGGAAATCCGCGGAACATCAGGTTTCACTGCAAACGGCCAAGGCAGTCATCGGCGCCCTGGATTTAAATAAATTCGATATTCACCCGATTTTCATCTCGACAGACGGCGCGTGGATCAAAGGATCACAGCTTGAAGGACCGGTCAGTGATGTGAAGGAACTTCAATTCTCCGAAGGGGAAGCCATTGCCCCTAACGCCCTTACTGCATCGGTTAAAGGATCGGAAGGATATGATATGATCTTCCCTCTCCTTCATGGACCGAACGGTGAAGACGGGACGGTACAGGGGATGCTTGAATTATTGAATCTTCCATATGTAGGAAATGGCGTTTTGGCGTCTTCTGCGGGTATGGATAAAGTCATCATGAAGAACCTATTCGCTCAGGCAGGTATCCCACAAGTAGGCTACACATGGTTCATCAGAAGCTCATGGGAAAGCGACCGCGAAGCGGCTTACAAGCAGGTGGAGGAAGAAATCGGCTACCCATGCTTCGTTAAACCCGCCAACCTTGGTTCTTCTGTAGGCATCAGCAAATGTACGTCACGTGATGAACTTGAGGCGGCTTTCGAAGAAGCCTTCCAATTCGATCGTAAAATCATCATTGAAGAAGGGGTCATTGCCAGAGAGATTGAGCTAGGCGTACTGGGTAACGATCACCCTGAGTGCTCGGTAGCGGGAGAGATCGTCCCTAAGAAGGATTTCTACGACTACAAAGCGAAATATGAGGATGGCGATACAGCCCTCATCATCCCGGCAGAGGTAGATGAGGAGCTTTATGCACGACTCAAAGACATTGCGATCCGGTCATTCAAGGCGCTTGATTGTTCAGGGCTTGTCCGTGCCGACTTCTTCGTGACGAAGGACGGAAGGATCTTCATGAACGAAGTGAACACCATGCCTGGATTCACCCCATTCAGTATGTTCCCGCTTCTTTGGAAACATACGGGCATCGACTACCCGTCACTCATCGCGAAGCTGGTTGAACTCGGGGCAGAACGACACAAAGAAAAGCAATCGATCAAGTATACAATGTAG
- a CDS encoding GNAT family N-acetyltransferase, whose translation MKTTLRPIEKEDLPALWMLLYSDPSPEWKKWDAPYFPHVNMSLDEYEASYVSDPDRYLEHQRIIEADGLIIGTVSFYWEYEPTRWLEAGIGIYDPRYWNGGYGTDALDQWVEHLFATKEIGRVGITTWSGNERMMRTAEKIGMILEGRMRKCRYHEGVYYDSIRMGITREEWEERS comes from the coding sequence GTGAAAACGACACTTCGCCCGATTGAAAAAGAAGATTTACCCGCACTGTGGATGCTGTTATACAGTGACCCCTCCCCCGAGTGGAAAAAATGGGACGCTCCTTATTTCCCACACGTCAACATGTCATTAGACGAGTACGAAGCTTCATATGTTTCAGATCCTGATCGATACCTCGAACATCAGCGGATCATTGAAGCGGACGGGCTCATCATCGGGACGGTGAGCTTTTACTGGGAATATGAACCGACAAGATGGCTGGAGGCCGGGATTGGCATTTATGATCCGCGCTACTGGAACGGCGGGTATGGCACGGATGCACTCGACCAGTGGGTGGAGCATCTTTTTGCCACCAAGGAAATTGGCAGGGTCGGCATCACCACCTGGTCGGGTAACGAACGTATGATGCGTACCGCCGAGAAAATCGGCATGATCCTAGAAGGCAGGATGAGAAAATGCCGCTATCACGAAGGCGTGTATTACGACTCGATCAGGATGGGGATCACCAGGGAAGAATGGGAGGAGCGGTCATGA